In the genome of Candidatus Saccharibacteria bacterium oral taxon 488, one region contains:
- a CDS encoding ATP-binding cassette domain-containing protein, translating into MLDVSETERPQARQIVKTLISALVAVWQTSPRTIIIQAVGAILTASLPLATTYFAALTTTALTEAYTGGGDSQQLLVYVIITVVLGVVMSFWGIVQAYFEQLMRYQLESSINDQMYARLHGLDFWRYDDPATIDMFDRAKRFAGSFSYLFSRLTNIVTNIISLVIGLWIISSVGWWLGLLLVVAIIPSGIVQFRLSRLTSNYWRKNTNVRRRMWWIEYVVSRPENVAELRLYGIVKHLLTERAALRDKDQLQMIKYERSFMGKRLGGEALQAAAEVVALVWVTLEIIAHRQSIGQFVLVQQMVGRVLGSVDSLISIYNSIDEEVINMADYQRFMELPLVNIKPSLPLSVDKSITISNIKFHYPGSKNLVLKGLSLDIKCGQHVAIVGENGAGKTTLVKLLTGLYQPTGGEILIDGQNLREVNTADWHQKLAVLSQSFIRYDFATAHENVWYGDVSRGLDRRRLAAALRQAEADDFVKKLPKGGDSYVDKWMMDDGDDRSVDLSGGQWQRLALARNFYRDAPIVILDEPTSAVDAAAEARIFRHLFKQKDKTIITISHRLSTVKKADTIYFMKDGRIVEQGSCSELIAKRGEFYEMFKEQL; encoded by the coding sequence ATGTTGGACGTGTCAGAAACTGAGAGACCTCAAGCTCGTCAGATTGTTAAAACACTTATTAGTGCCCTCGTAGCAGTTTGGCAGACATCACCGCGTACTATCATTATTCAAGCGGTTGGAGCGATATTGACGGCATCATTACCGCTCGCAACAACATATTTTGCAGCGTTAACAACCACCGCATTGACAGAGGCATATACCGGTGGTGGTGACTCGCAGCAGCTACTCGTGTACGTAATTATTACAGTGGTGCTTGGCGTGGTCATGAGTTTTTGGGGAATTGTGCAAGCCTATTTTGAGCAGTTAATGCGTTACCAGCTAGAATCGAGTATTAACGATCAGATGTATGCACGGCTTCATGGACTGGATTTTTGGCGTTATGATGACCCGGCGACAATTGATATGTTTGATCGAGCGAAGCGCTTTGCCGGTTCATTTTCGTATCTGTTTTCACGCCTAACTAACATCGTGACAAATATTATCTCGTTAGTGATAGGGTTATGGATTATCTCATCAGTTGGTTGGTGGCTGGGCCTGTTACTTGTCGTGGCTATCATCCCTAGTGGTATCGTTCAGTTCCGGCTATCTCGTTTGACATCAAACTATTGGCGCAAAAACACTAATGTCAGGCGGCGTATGTGGTGGATCGAATATGTGGTGAGTAGGCCAGAGAATGTTGCTGAATTACGATTGTATGGCATTGTCAAGCATCTGTTAACAGAGCGGGCTGCGCTACGTGATAAGGATCAATTACAGATGATTAAATATGAGCGCAGCTTTATGGGTAAGCGGCTTGGTGGCGAGGCACTGCAGGCAGCTGCAGAAGTGGTGGCGCTGGTGTGGGTAACACTAGAAATTATTGCGCATCGCCAGTCGATTGGTCAGTTTGTATTGGTACAACAAATGGTGGGTCGAGTACTTGGTAGCGTTGATAGTTTGATTTCAATATATAACTCCATCGATGAGGAGGTGATAAATATGGCTGATTACCAGCGGTTTATGGAGTTGCCATTGGTAAATATCAAGCCAAGCCTACCGCTTAGTGTAGACAAATCGATTACGATTAGTAATATCAAGTTTCATTATCCAGGTAGCAAAAATCTCGTACTCAAGGGTTTGTCACTAGATATTAAGTGCGGTCAGCATGTGGCGATCGTCGGTGAGAATGGCGCAGGCAAAACCACGCTGGTGAAATTATTGACGGGATTGTATCAACCGACTGGCGGCGAGATTTTGATTGATGGACAGAATCTTCGCGAGGTGAATACAGCTGATTGGCATCAGAAATTAGCCGTGCTAAGCCAGAGCTTTATTCGCTATGATTTTGCGACGGCTCATGAAAATGTGTGGTACGGCGATGTTTCTCGTGGATTAGATCGGCGACGGTTGGCGGCCGCACTCAGGCAGGCGGAAGCTGATGATTTCGTGAAGAAGTTACCAAAGGGCGGAGATAGTTACGTTGACAAGTGGATGATGGATGACGGTGATGACAGAAGCGTGGACCTGTCCGGTGGACAATGGCAGCGGCTGGCGTTGGCGCGTAATTTTTACCGTGATGCACCAATTGTTATTTTGGATGAGCCGACCAGCGCTGTTGATGCGGCGGCTGAGGCACGGATTTTCCGTCATCTCTTCAAGCAAAAAGATAAAACGATCATCACTATCAGCCATCGCCTAAGCACCGTGAAAAAAGCTGATACAATTTACTTTATGAAAGATGGTCGAATTGTCGAGCAGGGATCGTGCAGCGAGTTGATTGCCAAACGTGGTGAGTTCTATGAAATGTTCAAAGAACAACTATAG
- the secG gene encoding preprotein translocase subunit SecG, with product MSLDTILPYVTLGSAILMIIAILLQQRGASLGAGFGSSGELFTTRRGFDKNLFDVTIVFAVVFVLSILASLVLPSLKG from the coding sequence ATGTCACTTGATACTATTTTGCCGTATGTCACATTAGGATCAGCCATTTTGATGATCATTGCCATATTATTGCAGCAGCGTGGTGCTAGCTTGGGCGCAGGCTTTGGTTCGTCGGGCGAGCTGTTCACCACGCGGCGAGGTTTTGACAAGAACTTGTTTGATGTGACTATTGTGTTTGCTGTTGTGTTCGTGCTGTCGATCTTGGCGAGTTTGGTGTTGCCGAGTCTGAAGGGCTAG
- a CDS encoding phage holin family protein, whose protein sequence is MRRQFAIFFVRWVLNSVGIWVAVRLLGTSEPVVETTATFVLAGLIFSIVNSILKPIVVILSLPAILLTLGLFTLVVNGIMVYISLALAPGLSMSFGSSILAGIILSLVNYIVSSAFVIKPAPE, encoded by the coding sequence ATGAGACGACAATTTGCAATATTTTTTGTTAGGTGGGTACTTAATTCTGTTGGTATCTGGGTGGCGGTGCGGCTTCTCGGGACGAGTGAGCCAGTGGTCGAGACGACGGCAACGTTTGTCCTCGCTGGCCTCATCTTTTCGATCGTCAACTCTATCTTAAAACCAATCGTTGTCATTTTATCACTACCGGCGATCTTGCTCACGCTCGGTTTATTTACGCTGGTGGTGAATGGCATCATGGTATATATATCATTGGCGCTGGCGCCGGGATTATCCATGAGTTTTGGCTCGTCAATTCTTGCCGGAATCATACTCAGTCTGGTAAACTATATAGTAAGTAGCGCCTTCGTTATCAAGCCGGCGCCAGAATAA
- a CDS encoding prepilin-type N-terminal cleavage/methylation domain-containing protein, producing the protein MSRKYGFTVIEILIVVVVIGILAGIGLVSYNGWRKETVRKAITSDLQNALSAAEQEKNFKGSYPTTLPQSFKSGSPDIVITVRTIPPSGSTPAAICIEGTSSRQQLQLHIKSTERKVVDGVC; encoded by the coding sequence ATGAGTCGCAAGTATGGATTTACCGTCATAGAAATACTAATTGTCGTTGTGGTTATCGGCATCTTGGCGGGTATCGGTCTCGTCAGCTATAATGGCTGGCGCAAAGAGACGGTACGTAAAGCCATAACGTCAGATCTACAGAATGCGCTATCAGCGGCGGAGCAGGAAAAAAACTTCAAAGGGTCATACCCAACGACATTGCCGCAGTCATTCAAGAGTGGCTCACCAGACATCGTAATCACTGTACGGACAATCCCGCCGTCTGGTTCGACGCCGGCCGCGATCTGCATTGAGGGGACGAGTAGTCGCCAGCAGCTCCAGCTGCACATTAAAAGTACTGAGCGCAAGGTAGTCGATGGCGTCTGCTAG
- a CDS encoding GIY-YIG nuclease family protein: MNQRLQQKLKTLPRTPGVYFHKSASGEIIYVGKAAVLKNRVRQYFQDSRGRDNKTMALVAEIADTDWIETESEVDALFLESEMVKRYMPRYNVLLRDDKSQTYVRIDMKSEWPTVSFTRNPADDGAEYIGPFYNGFALKKALRYLRRVFPYLTRQRRPGQSKLDEDLGLSPRLSDGPELYKANLRKLISYIKGNRKAIAAELERDMKTAAGLHDFERAADLRNKLRAMQELQRRVCFGDKEFLDISKDKALAELAKLLGLKDIPARIEGYDISHMSGQQVVASMVVFTNGASDRAEYRKFKVSEKNDDTGNIHQTIFRRLSERHLKSWGRPDLLLIDGGKGQLAAAIRARDERGVTVPIISIAKREEELLVHKIGSQIDMAFIKQIQSQPRADIAIHEDGDAYIVNLHPSQRNAGSHSKNLRASIEQNYKEYSKADENALATTDIVKLFQRIRDESHRFAVSYHTTLKRQQQTKNQLEEIPGVGPKTRAKLLKKFGSINHIRNAPLTDLEKIVGKELAKKIMLMLSS, translated from the coding sequence GTGAATCAACGGTTGCAGCAAAAACTTAAAACCCTACCGCGCACTCCCGGTGTCTATTTTCACAAGTCTGCTAGCGGCGAGATTATTTATGTGGGCAAGGCGGCGGTGCTAAAAAACCGCGTGCGCCAATATTTTCAGGATTCGCGCGGGCGGGACAATAAAACCATGGCGTTGGTGGCGGAAATTGCTGATACTGATTGGATTGAGACCGAGAGCGAAGTTGATGCACTGTTCCTTGAGAGCGAAATGGTCAAACGTTATATGCCGCGTTACAACGTGCTGCTGCGTGATGATAAATCGCAAACGTATGTGCGAATCGACATGAAAAGTGAGTGGCCGACTGTCAGTTTTACGCGTAATCCAGCCGATGACGGCGCGGAATATATTGGCCCGTTTTATAATGGCTTTGCTCTGAAAAAAGCTTTACGCTATTTGCGGCGAGTGTTTCCGTATTTGACCAGGCAGAGGCGACCGGGGCAGTCGAAGTTGGATGAAGATTTGGGTTTGAGTCCGCGGCTGAGTGATGGGCCGGAGCTATACAAAGCTAATCTACGCAAACTCATCAGCTATATCAAGGGTAATCGTAAAGCCATCGCCGCCGAGCTGGAGCGCGACATGAAAACGGCGGCTGGGCTGCATGATTTTGAGCGGGCGGCTGATCTTCGCAATAAGCTGCGCGCCATGCAGGAGTTGCAGCGGCGGGTTTGTTTTGGCGACAAAGAGTTTTTGGATATTTCTAAGGACAAGGCGCTGGCTGAATTGGCAAAATTATTGGGTCTAAAAGATATCCCAGCGCGCATTGAGGGCTATGACATTTCGCATATGAGTGGCCAGCAGGTTGTCGCCAGTATGGTGGTATTTACCAATGGCGCGAGCGACCGGGCAGAGTACCGCAAATTCAAAGTTAGTGAGAAAAATGATGACACGGGTAATATCCATCAGACGATTTTTCGCCGGCTGAGCGAGCGTCATCTAAAAAGCTGGGGTCGTCCCGATCTGCTACTGATTGACGGCGGTAAAGGTCAACTAGCGGCGGCCATCAGAGCGCGTGATGAGCGTGGTGTCACCGTGCCGATCATCAGCATCGCCAAGCGTGAGGAAGAGTTGTTGGTACATAAAATTGGTTCGCAGATTGATATGGCGTTTATCAAACAGATCCAGTCGCAGCCACGGGCAGATATCGCGATTCACGAAGACGGCGATGCTTATATAGTGAATTTACACCCGAGTCAGCGCAACGCCGGCTCGCATTCAAAAAACTTACGAGCTAGCATTGAGCAAAATTATAAAGAATACTCGAAGGCGGATGAGAATGCTCTCGCAACAACTGACATCGTCAAACTGTTCCAGCGTATTCGCGACGAATCGCACCGCTTTGCGGTGAGCTATCACACCACGCTGAAGCGTCAGCAGCAAACGAAAAACCAGCTGGAGGAAATTCCTGGCGTGGGGCCAAAAACCCGTGCGAAATTGCTGAAAAAGTTTGGTAGCATCAATCATATACGGAACGCCCCGCTGACTGATCTCGAAAAAATTGTAGGTAAAGAGCTAGCGAAAAAGATTATGCTTATGCTATCATCATAA
- a CDS encoding phosphohydrolase — protein MDERQIAQLETIKNKVRDILGGDPSGHADDHVERVALLAERFASECSEPVDLYEVLLTAWLHDVDDYKLVGKAQAEKLTNAVNSMAEAGVAADLCQAVLENIAAIGYSKRLNGQQPRRLAGQLVSDADMCDAIGAVGIERGLMYACHHGGRIFDPAVWSNVDLAAHEYDVSGNTHDTDGFINHFFEKLLKLKSLMLTEPGRIEAGKRQHVMVDFLRAYFREKDVPEWSEFLEGYLLDITKANDLQ, from the coding sequence ATGGACGAACGGCAAATAGCTCAACTTGAGACAATAAAAAATAAAGTGCGTGATATATTAGGCGGCGACCCATCGGGTCATGCTGATGATCACGTTGAGCGAGTGGCGCTGCTGGCGGAGCGTTTTGCTAGCGAATGCAGCGAGCCAGTGGATCTGTACGAAGTGCTATTGACGGCTTGGTTGCATGACGTTGATGATTACAAATTAGTCGGCAAAGCGCAGGCAGAGAAATTGACGAACGCGGTCAATAGTATGGCGGAGGCGGGAGTGGCCGCTGACTTATGCCAGGCGGTATTAGAAAATATTGCGGCGATTGGTTATAGCAAACGGCTGAACGGCCAGCAGCCGCGGCGGCTGGCGGGGCAGCTGGTGTCTGACGCTGACATGTGCGATGCTATTGGTGCGGTTGGGATTGAGCGAGGGTTGATGTATGCCTGCCATCACGGTGGGCGGATTTTTGACCCCGCGGTTTGGTCAAATGTTGATCTAGCGGCGCACGAATACGACGTTAGCGGCAACACGCATGATACCGACGGCTTCATCAATCACTTCTTTGAAAAGCTGCTGAAGCTAAAAAGCTTGATGCTAACGGAGCCGGGGCGAATAGAAGCAGGGAAGCGCCAGCACGTTATGGTTGATTTCCTTCGTGCCTATTTCCGCGAAAAGGATGTGCCGGAGTGGAGTGAGTTTTTGGAAGGGTATTTACTTGATATAACTAAGGCAAATGATTTACAATAG
- a CDS encoding threonine/serine exporter family protein: MKTTVKRKVPEFIKRSLGRIPRLPTPEPIWQLDKIDESLTPNMRALRMTMTIAEELLAMGVAARDVVHMALGITGTYCRRRVHIDISSTLITISQDRGTEREPLTLVRTITLKYVNYQTIQALQNLALTIRDHHLPLAEAEKRTEELLAGSREHSRWIVCLAGGSVSMGVVILFNGSILMSGLAFVMGFVATATMRILDKWGLATFYLQIITALLITLAAGAAQWLNGWLGWQVDTTMLVISGIVLLVAGLMIVGAFQDAIDEYYVTANARLLRVTMATMGIVVGVMTGLYIIQRFGISFPATPDRLGLAADIRAQYLGALIIAAGFAAGNHARLFGMLIAGGVGVLGWWISSALVGPLGVVIASGVAATVVGLMSVLLSRLWRFPSVAIIAAGIVPLVPGLSLYNGLMGVIENPPTDPEFLLSLAILARAIMIGVAIAIGASLGNMIGRPVRRGMIRWYNKLLRRREIKVQ, from the coding sequence GTGAAAACAACTGTGAAAAGAAAAGTACCTGAATTTATCAAGCGATCACTGGGACGAATTCCACGATTACCAACGCCAGAACCCATTTGGCAATTAGATAAAATCGACGAGAGCCTGACGCCAAATATGCGAGCGCTGCGGATGACGATGACAATCGCCGAGGAATTATTAGCAATGGGGGTGGCTGCTCGGGACGTGGTACATATGGCGCTAGGGATCACTGGCACATACTGCAGGCGACGGGTTCATATTGATATCAGCTCAACGCTCATTACCATATCTCAAGATCGCGGTACCGAACGTGAACCACTCACATTAGTGCGGACGATTACCTTAAAATACGTTAATTACCAGACAATTCAGGCATTGCAAAACCTCGCCCTCACAATCCGTGACCATCATTTACCACTGGCCGAAGCTGAAAAACGCACTGAGGAATTATTAGCAGGCTCACGAGAGCACTCGCGCTGGATCGTCTGCCTAGCAGGCGGTAGCGTGTCAATGGGCGTGGTGATTTTATTTAACGGCTCGATCCTGATGAGCGGACTGGCGTTTGTGATGGGCTTTGTGGCGACGGCGACGATGAGGATTCTGGACAAATGGGGCCTCGCAACATTTTACCTGCAAATCATTACCGCACTCCTAATCACCCTGGCGGCGGGTGCTGCCCAGTGGCTGAATGGCTGGCTGGGCTGGCAAGTTGATACGACGATGCTGGTGATCAGCGGTATCGTGCTGTTGGTGGCGGGGCTGATGATCGTTGGCGCTTTTCAGGATGCGATTGATGAATATTATGTAACAGCAAATGCCCGACTGCTGCGGGTAACTATGGCGACGATGGGTATTGTTGTCGGTGTAATGACCGGGCTATATATTATTCAGCGATTTGGGATTAGCTTTCCGGCTACACCAGATCGGCTGGGGCTAGCGGCAGATATACGAGCGCAATACTTGGGGGCGCTGATCATTGCCGCAGGTTTCGCGGCTGGCAATCACGCGCGTTTGTTCGGAATGCTGATTGCCGGCGGTGTCGGTGTGTTGGGGTGGTGGATATCGAGTGCACTCGTTGGGCCGCTCGGAGTCGTTATCGCAAGTGGCGTTGCTGCAACAGTTGTTGGACTGATGTCGGTGCTATTATCCCGACTATGGCGCTTTCCTTCAGTGGCCATTATCGCTGCTGGCATCGTGCCGCTGGTGCCGGGCTTATCGCTCTACAACGGCTTGATGGGGGTGATCGAAAATCCACCGACCGACCCTGAATTTTTACTGTCCCTAGCGATATTGGCGCGAGCTATCATGATCGGCGTGGCCATCGCCATCGGTGCATCGCTTGGTAATATGATCGGCCGACCAGTACGGCGCGGTATGATTCGCTGGTATAATAAGCTCCTGCGACGACGAGAGATAAAAGTTCAATAA
- a CDS encoding DNA polymerase III subunit alpha, whose translation MATKNTTAQAAATLQPSDYVHLHNHTHHSLLDGLTKIPDMVARVKELGMEACAITDHGTMSGAIEFYKAAKNVGIKPIIGIETYVAARTRHDRDPAKDKARYHLTLLAMNHKGYQNLMQLSTIANLEGVYYKPRIDHELLEQYNEGIICMSGCIGGELGENLRNDDYEKAKEIAGWYKSVFGDRYYMELQDHGHPEARSHWPEQKKVNDYIERISEELDIPCVVTSDGHYLNHEDQEAHEILLCVGTGAYLSDEKRMSLKDFELHLTTPEDIISRWQTTNPQAIANTKAIADRCDVEIKLGDILIPKFPTPNGESEKEYLDHLVYSGMAARYAGMKLEDAKKLPNDELRAMLSDDQIERLDMEFGVLDNMGYNGYFLIVQDFINWGKSQGIIFGPGRGSAAGSIIAYALNITDLDPLHYDLLFERFLNPDRISMPDIDIDIQDTRRGEVIEYCAKKYGSERVANICTFGTMAARASVRDVARVLQVPYGESDRLAKLIPPPVQGRHVPIKKSLEEDPDLKKEYESNPTAKTVYDFASQLEGTIRSHGVHAAGVVIAPDDLVKYVPLEMAQKGVVATQYPMGPVEELGLLKMDFLGLSNLSIINNALRIIRKVYKTEIDLSTLPLDDEETYKLFQRGDTTGVFQLESAGMKRYLRELKPSVFEDIIAMVALYRPGPMQFIDSFIKRKHGEEEITYLHPGMENSLKNTYGILVYQEQFMQISKEWCGFTGGQADTLRKAVGKKKIDLMKKVKPEFVEGAVKVGGATKEIAEQFWDALEEFANYCFNKSHAACYGLIAYWTAYLKAHYPDAFMAALMTSDQDDTERLAIEMTECKHMGIEVLNPDVNESFVEFAVVPGEKKIRFGMAAVKGVGVGAVEEIIRAREADGPFKSVEDFAKRVSTGKFNRKAWESLIKTGAFDSFGDRSDLLFNLDTIVAFAQKTQKEAASGQTDLFGMLGDESANVQPTMQLQPAPAKHTNKERLMWERELMGLYISAHPLDAYETYLSEQAQPLTQLVPEYDGRLMTIGGIITTVRTIVTKSGSKMAFVGIEDKFGEGEVIVFPNLYEQVGAKLVQDAVIRVTGKNSARDRDGNLGSESKMIADEIELISDDDLRQYQSTGRKMEAPRMSNKVKQERRTAFRTQTTQRAGAARVSTAKGTNMKSTPADTTNTPPHPAATHAVPETEKLFLHIKNPSDHDKLVALKSLCSEYAGATDVVLVLGEANKSAMRMPFRVEAGDQLMSQLRQTLGDECVVLK comes from the coding sequence ATGGCTACGAAAAACACGACAGCTCAAGCCGCGGCTACGTTGCAGCCGTCTGATTACGTGCACCTACATAATCACACCCACCATTCGCTTCTGGATGGGCTGACTAAAATTCCTGACATGGTGGCTCGTGTGAAGGAACTGGGTATGGAGGCCTGTGCCATTACTGACCACGGCACGATGTCGGGCGCGATCGAGTTTTATAAAGCCGCCAAGAATGTTGGTATCAAGCCAATTATCGGCATCGAGACTTACGTGGCGGCGCGCACTCGTCACGACCGCGACCCGGCCAAGGACAAGGCGCGTTATCACCTGACGCTGCTGGCCATGAATCACAAGGGTTATCAAAACCTGATGCAGCTTAGCACCATCGCCAACCTCGAAGGCGTCTACTATAAACCGCGCATTGATCACGAGCTACTGGAGCAATACAATGAAGGTATTATCTGTATGTCCGGCTGTATCGGTGGTGAGCTGGGTGAGAATTTGCGCAATGATGATTATGAAAAGGCCAAGGAAATTGCTGGCTGGTACAAGTCAGTGTTTGGCGACCGATACTACATGGAACTTCAAGACCATGGCCACCCCGAAGCGCGCAGCCACTGGCCGGAACAGAAAAAGGTCAATGATTACATTGAGCGCATCAGCGAGGAACTGGATATTCCGTGTGTGGTGACCAGCGACGGTCATTACCTCAATCACGAAGACCAAGAGGCGCATGAGATTTTGCTATGCGTCGGTACTGGTGCGTATTTGAGTGATGAAAAGCGGATGAGCTTGAAGGATTTTGAGCTGCATTTGACCACACCAGAAGACATCATTTCGCGGTGGCAAACCACCAATCCGCAGGCAATCGCCAACACCAAAGCCATCGCCGATCGGTGTGACGTAGAAATTAAACTTGGCGATATTCTCATCCCGAAATTCCCAACGCCAAACGGTGAGTCCGAGAAAGAATATCTAGATCATCTGGTGTATAGCGGTATGGCGGCGCGCTACGCTGGCATGAAGCTGGAGGACGCCAAGAAATTGCCAAACGACGAGCTGCGCGCCATGCTGTCTGATGATCAAATTGAGCGACTGGACATGGAATTTGGCGTGCTCGACAACATGGGCTACAACGGCTATTTTTTGATCGTCCAGGATTTTATCAACTGGGGCAAATCTCAGGGGATTATCTTTGGGCCGGGGCGCGGTTCAGCGGCTGGCTCAATCATCGCCTATGCCCTGAACATCACCGACCTTGACCCGCTGCATTACGACCTACTGTTTGAGCGATTTCTCAACCCCGACCGTATTTCCATGCCCGACATCGACATCGACATTCAAGATACGCGCCGCGGCGAGGTGATCGAATATTGTGCCAAGAAATATGGCTCAGAACGAGTGGCTAACATCTGTACCTTTGGTACCATGGCGGCGCGTGCTTCGGTGCGTGACGTGGCGCGGGTGCTGCAGGTGCCATATGGCGAGTCTGATCGGCTGGCCAAGCTCATTCCACCGCCTGTGCAGGGTCGTCATGTACCCATCAAAAAGTCGCTGGAGGAAGACCCTGATCTCAAGAAAGAATACGAAAGCAACCCGACCGCCAAAACTGTCTATGACTTTGCCTCGCAGCTGGAGGGAACCATTCGCTCACACGGTGTGCACGCTGCTGGTGTGGTGATCGCGCCGGATGATTTGGTGAAATACGTACCGCTCGAGATGGCGCAAAAGGGTGTGGTGGCAACGCAGTATCCAATGGGCCCGGTTGAGGAACTGGGGCTGCTGAAGATGGACTTTTTGGGCTTGTCTAACCTGTCCATCATTAACAACGCTCTGCGTATTATTCGTAAAGTCTATAAAACGGAAATAGATTTATCAACGCTGCCGCTGGATGATGAAGAAACCTACAAATTATTCCAGCGCGGTGATACCACTGGCGTGTTCCAGTTGGAGTCGGCTGGCATGAAGCGGTACTTGCGCGAGCTCAAACCAAGTGTCTTTGAAGACATCATCGCCATGGTGGCCTTGTACCGCCCGGGCCCGATGCAGTTTATCGACTCATTCATCAAACGTAAACATGGCGAGGAAGAGATTACCTACTTACACCCCGGTATGGAAAACTCGCTGAAGAATACGTACGGCATCTTGGTCTATCAGGAGCAGTTTATGCAGATTTCCAAAGAGTGGTGCGGCTTTACTGGCGGCCAAGCCGACACCTTGCGTAAAGCGGTGGGTAAAAAGAAAATTGACCTGATGAAAAAGGTTAAGCCGGAATTTGTCGAGGGCGCAGTCAAGGTCGGTGGCGCAACCAAGGAAATTGCCGAGCAATTCTGGGACGCGCTGGAGGAATTTGCTAACTACTGTTTCAATAAGTCGCACGCGGCGTGTTATGGCTTGATTGCCTACTGGACGGCGTATCTCAAGGCGCACTATCCTGACGCGTTCATGGCGGCGCTGATGACTAGTGATCAGGACGACACCGAGCGCCTGGCCATCGAGATGACTGAGTGTAAGCACATGGGTATTGAAGTGCTCAACCCGGACGTCAATGAGTCATTCGTCGAGTTCGCGGTGGTGCCTGGTGAAAAGAAGATTCGTTTCGGCATGGCGGCGGTCAAGGGCGTTGGTGTCGGTGCGGTGGAAGAAATTATTCGTGCTCGCGAGGCTGATGGCCCGTTCAAGTCGGTCGAAGATTTTGCCAAGCGAGTGTCGACCGGCAAGTTTAACCGCAAGGCTTGGGAGTCGCTGATCAAAACTGGTGCCTTTGATAGCTTTGGTGATCGGTCTGACCTGTTGTTTAATCTTGACACCATTGTCGCCTTTGCTCAAAAAACTCAGAAAGAGGCCGCGTCGGGGCAGACTGACCTGTTTGGTATGCTTGGTGATGAGTCGGCTAATGTTCAGCCAACGATGCAGCTACAGCCAGCGCCGGCCAAACATACCAACAAAGAGCGGTTGATGTGGGAGCGCGAGCTGATGGGGCTGTATATTTCGGCGCATCCACTCGATGCGTATGAAACATATCTGAGTGAGCAAGCGCAGCCATTAACGCAGCTGGTGCCAGAATACGACGGTCGCCTGATGACGATCGGCGGTATTATCACGACGGTGCGCACCATCGTTACCAAGTCAGGCAGCAAGATGGCATTCGTCGGGATCGAAGATAAGTTTGGTGAGGGCGAAGTGATCGTTTTTCCGAATTTGTATGAGCAAGTCGGCGCCAAGCTCGTCCAGGACGCTGTCATTCGGGTGACCGGCAAAAACTCAGCCCGTGATCGGGATGGTAATTTGGGCTCAGAGAGCAAGATGATTGCTGATGAAATTGAACTGATTTCTGACGATGACCTCCGGCAGTATCAGTCAACTGGCCGTAAAATGGAAGCGCCAAGAATGAGTAATAAAGTCAAGCAAGAGCGGCGTACAGCGTTCCGAACTCAAACGACTCAGCGAGCAGGTGCGGCCCGAGTATCGACAGCGAAAGGGACGAACATGAAGTCAACACCGGCCGACACGACAAACACGCCACCGCATCCAGCAGCCACGCACGCCGTGCCCGAGACAGAAAAGCTATTTCTTCATATCAAAAACCCGAGCGACCATGATAAACTAGTAGCACTCAAGTCGCTCTGCTCCGAATACGCTGGTGCGACTGACGTGGTGTTGGTGCTGGGTGAGGCAAATAAGTCTGCCATGCGCATGCCGTTTCGTGTTGAGGCTGGCGATCAGCTCATGAGTCAGCTGCGTCAGACACTGGGCGACGAGTGTGTAGTCTTGAAATAA